The genomic DNA CTCTGTTGTCGGCGGCAACTTCCAGAACCTGATCGGCGGCGGCGGTTTTGCCAGCCCGACCATCGGCGTTCAGATCGGGCCGATCGTGAACACGATTGACGCGAGCTCGCATCTCAACTTGAAGATCCCCACCCTGCAGAATTTTGGCAACGGCACCCAGGTTGCCGCGCTGTAACGGGATGTGGGAGCCACCCTCCGCGGAGGGCGGCCACGCGTCTTTGAGTACACAGTGGAAGATACCGCTTGCGCTATCTTCCACTGAGTTCTCCTCCAAGTTTGAGCGAGGGATTGCTGCCCCTGGACTTGGATTCAAGAGCCCGCCCTATTCGGTGGGCTTTTTTTGGTGCGCCCGGCAGGGCGCACTCACTTGAGGCTGCGGCGGGTGTCATACCCGACAGCCGCGTCAAAGTTCTTCTCTGCGTTTGAAGACCAACGGATGTCACCGCGTTCAAATACCTCAGCCGGGCGCTCCATGCGGCCGATCAGACCGTGTCGGATTTGATCACCGACGAGCGTGCCAAATGCTGACGGAAAGGCTGTTCCGAAGCTCTTTGCCGAAGCTTTCTCCGCCAAGCAGAAATTTGACGGCGTTATGAAGGATGGGCCGGCAAAGCTGCGCCTTGCCGATAAGGCCTTCCGCTCATGACTGCGGAGCGGCTAGCGGCAAGAGATCCGGTCGGTGAGGTGGCGGGTTGGTTCCGCCGGATCGGCGGCATGCTATAGGGATGATCCGGGGCTCAAACACGGCGACGGAAATCCAGGCGGGTGGCGGTAGGCTGCCGCCCTGGAAACGCTGACACTAACCACGAGTTTTGGATGATGCACTGACAGAGCGGGAGGAAAGGTACCCAGCCATGGGAGGTCCATGCGACGACGGCTGTATATGCTATCGTTTTCGAGAGAAAAATTGGGGAATTCGATGGCAGAGGCTCAGGCAATCCACCCAAGATAAGCCGCCAAAAAATCGCGATTAGCCTACGAGATCCCTTGACAGGCGACGAGGTTTGAGCGCCGGCCATTAGAGATACTATGAAGGGCCGCGGAGGCAACTCCTGGAGTAAAACGAAGATTCGCACTCTCGTTTCTCGAAAGGAGCACGCAAATGGACGCGCCTGACACAGCCCTTCATGGGCAGAATACGCCGATCACCGGCTGGCTGTACATGGCCTTTGAACTGGGCGACAAGAGCTGGAAGCTGTCGCTGGGGGACGGCGTGCACGGACCGAGCCGGCATACGCTGGCGGCTGGCGACCTGAATGCAGTCCGGCAAGTCATCGCCAAAGCCAAGGCACGCTGCGGCCTGGCACCGCAAGCCCGGGTGCGCAGTTGCTACGAAGCTGGGCGCGACGGCTTCTGGTTGCACCGCTGGTTGGCCAAGCAAGGAATCCATAACCTCGTGGTGGATTCGGCCAGCATCGAGGTCAATCGCCGTGCGAGACGCGCCAAGAGCGACCGCCTCGATTGCGACAAGCTACTGTCGATGTTGATGCGCTACCACGCCGGCGAGCGGCGGGTGTGGGCAGTCGCACCGGTACCAACTGAAGAGCAGGAAGATGAGCGGCGTTTGCACCGCGAGCTCGGTCGGCTCAAACAGGAACGCACGGCCCACAGCAACCGTGTTCGTTCGCTGCTGGTATTGCACAACCTGCGGGTCCCCCACATTGGTGACCGCTCCTGGAAGCAATGGTGGAACGCTCATGGCTCGCAACTGCCTGCTGGCTTGGGTGCCGAGATCCAGCGTGAAGTCGCAAGACTGGTGCTGGTAGTAGCGCAGATCAAAACAATCGAAGCCCAGCAGCGCGAGGCCGTGAAGGCTGGCACGCAGCCAGCCATCGCGCTGCTCGCGCGGCTCAGCGGGATCGGCGTGGGCAGCTCCTGGCTCCTGGTCAAGGAACTGTTTGGCTGGCGGCGCTTTCACAGATAGCAGGTCAGCGCGCCCGTAAACCGAGTACGGCGAGATTCCTACCGGCGCAAACCTCAAACCAGTAGTGAGGTGATGCCGACTTAAGTGTGGAGAGCAACGCGGTAACCAATCGGCGCGAAGTCGCAGGTTGCCTCGGACTGGCACCGACGCCCTACAGCAGTGGCGAAAGTCAGGTCGAGCAAGACATCAGCAAGGCGGGCAACAAACGAGCGCGCTGGCTGATGATTGAACTGGCATGTGAAATCCAATACTGAAGGGGTTGACATCCTTGCCCACAGAGCTGGCTACGCCACCAGCCAACGAGTCAGCTCACGCAATGGTTCAATAAGCGCTTCGCGCCCGGCAGCAAGCGCATGCGGCGCGTCGGTATTGTCGCACTTGCCCGCCGATTGGCAATTGCTTTGTGGCGCTATCTCGCCTTCGCGGAACTGACGCGGCGGCGAAGCCGAGGTCGGGGTGCTCAATGCCCGGGCTATTGCCCGGACTACCTTCTATCCGTGCCGGCGCGGAGCCGGGCACCACATACCACATGCGCAAAGCGCTGGGACCACCCCTGTTACCTGCGCGCCCCATCTCTAAGGACGGCTACCCGCGGGGTAGCCCGGATCAAGGATCGTTTCTCGATCTTCGCTTGGCTCTCATGCCCCTGTCTGATTTGCTCGCCCGCTGCCGCCCGCGCGCGTTCACCACTATTTGCGGCGGTCGCCTTCATAGTGTCTATCTTGTGAAGCCACGACCGCTATATTGGAAGTCAATCCTCCTCCTTCTCGCCAACCACAACCGTAAATATGCCCCCGCTCCCGAAGTTCTGATCTTGAAGGTAGAAATCGCCGAGGTCCGTGCGAATGGGCGTCGCCGGTGACGAGGGGCAAGCATCGGTAAGGTTGTAAGCTACAGCACACGCAGAGACGACTCCTGTCAGAAGGGTCGAGTCGGTCAGGCCCGTGGGCAGCAGCGCGCTGACATCTGCGGAGTAGCGCGACGCGTCTCCTGTCCCCTTAATGTCCGCGAGCGCGGCCACAAGTTCGTTGTAGGGTACGAAGTCCTGTTGTGGTTTTCCCACCGACGTGCAATCTTCACCAGAAAATTCGTCGCAAACTAGTGTGATCGGATAGGTTGGGCCCGTGGCAAAGGAGCCAAAGCCAACCGTGCCATTCTTCGTATCGTAGCGGACGTAGATCTGCCCAGCGGCGATATGGGCTACAGACTTGCTGGCACCTTGGATGAGCGTAACTGTCGCTTCGCCTTGATCGTTTCGATACACGGCTGTGCCCGGTGCTGTCTCCATCGAGACATTACGCGTGTCGCCTCTGAATGCAATTGTGACTTGTGCCTGCGAAAAGCTTTGCGAACCAAGCTTTCCGTCAGTGACGGCATAGAGCTTGTAAACAACTGGGGCCGCCCGCGCACTTCCGCTGACCGCGAGTCCAAAAGCGAGCGCGAATCCAACTGCGATAACCTGTTTCATGAGCACCTCTCATATTCAGAATTCAAATTCCGCTCCAGGTGCGAATCACTAGCGCAACGTTGGCGTCTTTTTCAGCTACTCTACTCTCGCTCGAAAGGAGTGCGGTTGAGCGACGGCCCACTCTCTTGCGGAACACCAGGCGCCGTCGGGAGCAGCACGACGGAAAAGATGCCGTTGTTGAGCGATCCGTTGTAGTCACCTTCAATCGTGCCGTCCGGCTTCAAACGCAAATACGGCTGTGAGATGAAGAAGTCTCCACGGTTCGTCTTGAGCGGGAAATCCGCTGGATCAGTGCAATGCCCTGTTTTAAAAACTGGCGGAAAGCCAATGCACGACCACGCGTGACCGGTGTAAGCACCGGGCGTGACAAGGTCCGCGTTGCCCCAAATTGACGCGCCGTCGATCGCGAGGGGATAGGCAGGCGCCACATGGCGATCAGCGCCGATCCGTGAACTGAACCCGCCACCACCATTTGCAGTGTCGCTCGAAACAAATAACTGATTCGGCAAGAAGTTGGCTCTCACGTGGTGCATGCCGCTAATGATTAAGACGCTCGCCTGGCCTTTTTCTATTCGGTAGCCTCCCGCTACAAAATTGGGGTCCCCGGGTATGGCGGCGGTGCGGCACCAACCACACATGGTGCGTTGGCAGGTGCGTTGGCAGGACAATTGAAGGACTGAATATCATTCGTATCGCCCACGAACGTCAGATAAACCTGCGCATTATGAAAGGGGCGCCCCCGAGACTGACATCGGTAACGGCGAAGATCGTGTACATAACAGGCGCCGCTGTGGCGCCGGTGCTTGCTCCTAGACACCCGACTACCGCGCTTGCAGTAAGAAAGGAACGGAGTGTGCTCGTTAGACTGGCAATCATCTTGTGCGTCATGGCTTCTCCTCTCCCGCCCCTTGACCCATCTCCTTATACAGAAGTCCAGCGTCCTGACCGGGCGCAGTGCGGCCAGAATTTGATGGGACTTGGGCGGGAGGGGTTGTAAACTCGCGCGGACTCGCGTTTACTCCTAGATTTTCGAGCGCGAATGAACGACGAGTCGGGGGCATGGGTGGACGAAGAATTTGAGGTGCTGGATCTTGGCGATCCAAGGCGGGACCGACGGGCGAAGGGGCTGCTGAAGCGACTGGCTGCGAGGCCGACTGCGAGCATTCCGGGCGCATGCGAGGACTGGGCAGAGACCATCGCTGCCTATCGATTTTTCGGCAACGAGGAAGTCGAGTGGACAGACATGATGCAGCCGCATTGGGAGCGCACGGCAGGGCGGGCGCGGCAATTCCCGGTGGTGCTGTGCATTGCAGACACGACCGAGCTGAACTTTAACGGCCAGGAGATCGATGGGCTCGGGCCCTTGAGCTACGAAGCGCAGAGGGGGATGTATCTCCATCCGACCTATGCTGTGACGCCGGATCGGGAACCACTCGGTGTGATCGACGCCTGGATGTTGGCCCGGGAGCCGCTGGATGCAAACGGGCAGCGGGTTGGTATTACAGAGAGCGTACGGTGGACTGAAAGCTACGAACGCGTTGCAGAACAGGCCGCGATGTTGCCTGAGACTCGCCTGGTCTACGTGGCGGATCGGGAAGGCGATATCGCTGCGATGATGGAGCGTGCTAATGAGCTCGGCAATCCTGCAGACTGGCTGATACGTTCCCAACACAACCGCAGCCTTGGTGAGACAGGCAAGCTGTGGGACACGGTAGACGCCAGCGAAGCTCTGGGGGAGATCGGCTTCATCCTGCCGGGGCGCGCAGGCCAGAAGGCGCGCGAGGTCAAGCAGGAGTTACGTGCGCAACGCGTGAAGCTGCCGGGTAAGACGGGGCCCGCCGTCACCTGCATTGTGGCCCAGGAGATCGGCGCCCCGGCAGGCGTTACCCCTGTCGTGTGGCGACTGCTGACCAACCGGGAGGCGCAAGATACAGATGCCGTCGTCGAGCTGATCGATTGGTATCGAGCCCGGTGGGAGATTGAAATGTTCTTCAATGTCCTGAAGAACGGGTGCAAGGTGGAAGCTTTACAGTTATCCCACATGGACCGCGTGGAACGGGCTCTGGTGTTTTACATGGTCGTGGCGTGGCGCGTTGCCCGGCTGATGCGTTTGGGCAGAACCTGCCCTGACCTGGACGCGTCGCTATTTTTTGATGCCGATGAGATACGAGGCGCGTATCTACTCGCGAAGAAGGCGCGTCCAAAGACGCCCGTCACGCTCAATCAAATGATTCGCTTGATCGCGTCACTGGGTGGTTTCCTGGGCCGCAAGAGTGATGGCGAGCCCGGCGCCAAAACGATCTGGATCGGCATGCAGCGAACCATGGATGCTGCGTTCATGATCCTGGCGCTACGGGCTGAGGACTCATGACTTCTGTATAAGGAGATGCCCTTGACCACCGTGGCTATTTACAATTACGCATCCCCCAGCATTTGAATTGTGCAGACACGTGTTGAAGCTCGACATGGGTCAACACCCGACTAACGCGATAGGGAAAACCATCAAGGATTCGCTTGACCAGGTGTGCATCGAAATGGTGCTTATCCGAACGGGCCCCACCTGGTGTGCAGCGCTTAGCGAAGCAAGGAATTTTCGGGGCGATTGTATTTCCCGGCAGGGTTTTGGGTTGGCCGGTTGGTCGGTTGACGTGCGGCCGTGGGTGCGATGTGGAGTGCATGGCGAAGATGACAGGGTTATCCACGGCGGTACCGGGCTGCCTCCAGTGTGACGATAGCCTCATCGCGACCGGAGCGGACGAAGTGGGGCACGGCGGCGAAGGCGCTGCCGTCGGCGCGCATGCAGAAAGGGACTTTTCGTTGGTTGAGCACGGCCTCCAAATCAATAATTTCCACTAAATGCGCTAGGAGGCCCCCTTACCGTCCGCCGGCTGGAGCACCTCGCCCGAGCGGCTCCGCCACCGGCGCCGATAAATCGTGCGCGTGTCGAACGCCATGTGTGAATAGGAGCGAGCGGCAGCTCGCCGCGGCAAACCGGGCGGCAAAGCGCGAACATCAACGACCGAGGTGGTCACCCCATCGCCAAAATCAGATCGGCTGGTCCGGGACAGCGCCCCGGACCGAATGCACGGGGAGATTGACGTGTGTTTGTTTTGCCAAACAGTGGTCATGAAATGAGTTGGCCAGGGCCCAACACCTTACCTCGCAGACCCTTGTCATCGGGAATCTGAAACACGAGGATTCTAAATAAAACTGATATTTTTCAAGTACTTATGTTTTTTTGCGGCATCTCTCCTGGGGTGGCACGCCCTATGCTCTATACCCTTCGAGCGCAACAAGGTGCTCCCCCAACCGAACCCTTAGGAGACTTACCATGCAATCGACCCTGATGATCAAGGATCTGCCCCTCGACAAGAAGCTCGACGGCAAGACCATGTCCGCCGTTCGCGGCGGTAGCGCCTTCTCCGTTGTCGGCGGCAACTCGCAGAACGTGGTCGGCGGCGGCGGTTTTGCCAGCCCGACCTTTGGTGTTCAGGTCGGGCCGACCGTGAACACGATTGACGCGAGCTCGCATCTCAGCTTGAAGATCCCCACCCTGCAGAATTTTGGCAACGGCACCCAGGTTGCCGCGCTGTAACGAAACGGGGGAGCCCCAGGAGGGTGCTCCCCCAACCGAACCCTTAGGAGACTTACCATGCAATCGACCCTGATGATCAAGGATCTGCCCCTCGACAAGAAGCTCGACGGCAAGACCATGTCCGCCGTTCGCGGCGGTAGCGCCTTCTCCGTTGTCGGCGGCAACTCGCAGAACGTGATCGGCGGCGGCGGTTTTGCCAGCCCGACCTTTGGTGTTCAGGTCGGGCCGACCGTGAACACGATTGACGCGAGCTCGCATCTCAGCTTGAAGATCCCCACCCTGCAGAATTTTGGCAACGGCACCCAGGTTGCCGCGCTGTAACGAAACGGGGGAGCCCCAGGAGGGTGCTCCCCCAACCGAACCCTTAGGAGACTTACCATGCAATCGACCCTGATGATCAAGGATCTGCCCCTCGACAAGAAGCTCGACGGCAAGACCATGTCCGCCGTTCAAGGCGGTAGCGCCTTCTCCGTTGTCGGCGGCAACTCGCAGAACGTGATCGGCGGCGGCGGTTTTGCCAGCCCGACCTTTGGTGTTCAGGTCGGGCCGACCGTGAACACGATTGACGCGAGCTCGCATCTCAGCTTGAAGATCCCCACCCTGCAGAATTTTGGCAACGGCACCCAGGTTGCCGCGCTGTAACGAGACGGGGGAGCCCCAGGAGGGTGCTCCCCAACCGAACCCTTAGGAGACTTACCATGCAATCGACCCTGATGATCAAGGATCTGCCCCTCGACAAGAAGCTCGACGGCAAGACCATGTCCGCCGTTCGCGGCGGTAGCGCCTTCTCTGTTGTCGGCGGCAACTTCCAGAACCTGATCGGCGGCGGCGGTTTTGCCAGCCCGACCATCGGCGTTCAGATCGGGCCGATCGTGAACACGATTGACGCGAGCTCGCATCTCAACTTGAAGATCCCCACCCTGCAGAATTTTGGCAACGGCACCCAGGTTGCCGCGCTGTAACGGGATGTGGGAGCCACCCTCCGCGGAGGGCGGCCACGCGTCTTTGAGTACACAGTGGAAGATACCGCTTGCGCTATCTTCCACTGAGTTCTCCTCCAAGTTTGAGCGAGGGATTGCTGCCCCTGGACTTGGATTCAAGAGCCCGCCCTATTCGGTGGGCTTTTTTTGGTGCGCCCGGCAGGGCGCACTCACTTGAGGCTGCGGCGGGTGCTGCGCGAGGCGGCCGGGCAGGGCGACCTGGACCAGGTCGAGCAGGTTGCTAGTCTAGGCAGGTCGATTGGGCCACCGTGGTGGACGAATTCGAATCGGTGGCGGCGCGCTCCCGCCATGCGGTTGTCCCAGGAGAAGCCCATGAAGCAAGTTGCCCGCAGCTTCGCGCTGCTTGTCGCCCTGGCCAGCGCGGCGGCGAGCTTGGTCGCCGCGCTGGCCAGGGGCGCGGCGACCATCGATCGCATGTTGGCCGCTACGCGCTCACACATCGACGGGCAGCGCAAACGCCGCAAAGGCGTCGGGTCGGCCATCCGACGCAGCATCCCGGTACGCACCTTCGTCGACTGGCGCGATCCGCCACCCGGCTACTTCGAGATCGACATGGTCGAACACTGCGGTGGCCCGAAGACCGACGGAAGACTTCGTCCACACCCTCACGTTGACCACCGACATCCCAGCGGCTGGACAGAATGCGTGGTCATGAGGACGTGCAACCAGATGCTGGTAATCGAAGGGTTCGACAAAGTGGCTGCCGATCTGCCATTCGCGATGCTTGGAGTGGACTCGGATAACGATGGCGCCCGAGTGTCTACGACTACTGCAATGGCCGTCGCCTTGAGCAGACCCGTTCGCGGGCCTACAAGAAGAACGACTAGGCCTGGGTTGAGCAGAAGAACGGCGCCGCGGTGCGGCGGTTGGTCGGCTTTGGGCGCCTGAGCGGCGCCGATGCCACGAGCGCCCTGGCGCATTGTATGCGTCATCGCGGCTGTACATCAACTTCTTCCAACCTTCGTTCAAGTTGAAGTCGAAGACGCGCGACGGCGCGCGTGTGCACAAGGTCTACTTCGCACCAGCGACGCCATGCGATCGGCTTCTGGCCCACGGTAGCGTTGAGCCTTCGATCAAAGAGAAACTGACAGCGCAGTTTAAAAGCCTGGATCCTGTGCGGCTGCTGCAAGTGATCCGGCTTGCTCAGCAGACGTTGAGCGACATCGCGGCCCACGGCGTGCGTACCGAAGCGGCGCCAGCGGGCGAATCAGACGTTGCCGTCTTCTCGCGAGCCTGTCTTCGGCGTGGATAGACAGGGAGGCGCGTCCAACGCATCGCAAGCGGCCCACCGCAAAGCACTGGTGGAGGAGTCGGGTGGATCCGTTCGCCGACGCGTGGCCGCTTGTCGAAGGGTGGTTGGTTGCCGAGCCCTCTGCGTCGGCCACCGAATTGATGGATCGGTTGGTCGCGATGGTTCCGGACGCGTATGCCAGCAAGGCACAACTGCGGACGTTGCAGCGCCGAGTCAAGGCGTGGCGCGTCGAGCGCGCGAAAGAAATGGTCCTGGGCAGCCTGCGCAAGTCCGCCGTCATGCCGACTGAAGTGTAGAAACCGTCGCGAAAAATCTGGAGGTCGAGGGGCCGGGCGCTTCGCGCCCGGCAAGCCATGAAAAAGAGATGAAGAAGAAGGCAAAACGACAACAAATCGTCGGGTAACATTCCTTCGTGAGGCAACACGACCGGACATCCTGCTTGACGCTATCCACCTGGATGCCGGCCGCGTGCCACTGCACGATCTGTTCGCGCCAGGCTTTCAGCGGCGACACGCAACTGGGCGGCAACGGTGCCGCCATGCTGTCGCGGCTGAAGACCTCGGCCAGGTCAGCGTCGGTGGGCAACGGCGTGTCGGGAGCTAGCCAGCCCCGGTTGATCGCGGTCTCTCGGACCAGGGCCAGCTTGCGCCGACCCATCGTCTTGGATCGGGCGATGTCCCGGTCAGAATCGCCCTGGCGCATCCGCACCAGGACCTGTCGGTAATGAAACATCTCGAACCTTCTGTTCATGCTCCCTTCCGGTTAAAAGCCGGAAGGGTAGCGGTCAATGAAAGTTCGAGCCCAGGCCAGGCGGTCGCTCCATTGCGGCGGCGATCTGCTGGCGCCTTTATGCCGAAGATTCGCCGGCGCCATTACGCCGGTGAATCCCTGGCACCATTACGCCGAAGATCTGGTGGCGCCTTTACGCCGGCGACGGATTGGCTCCATCATGCCGGCGATTCACAGATGCAGGGGCAACGCAGACGGGTTGAGGAAGCGTCAGTGTGCCGGCTGGTTGGTGCTCGAATGGGCGGGCAACGTGCTGTGTGAGGAAATGGGCGCGAGCGTCTTCCGTCGACGGCGGTGTGTGCGGAGCTGACGGTGGGGATGGAGATCGCGTGGCGCGGGTGTTCATGATGGAAGTGGCGCGATGGGCGGCGCGCGGATCGGGGAGTGGCGCTCGAGAATCTCGACGATGATCATCGGCGCGCCACAGTGATGGCCGATGTAGGTGGAACGGACAACGGCATCGGTGCGGTCGGCTGGTGTGTCGAGCGTAGGTACGATGTTGAGCAGGTGTTCTCCGCCGCATCCCTGTCCTGATTTTTTCCAAGAGTTTCGTCAGTTCCTGATGGAGCAGCACGTCGCACAGCACGTCACGCATCTCCAGGACGTGGCAGGTAAAGGCTGCGACCCAGTAAAGGCCTGCAGCAGCTACGAGGCTCCGGCGCATGCGTCTATGAGGCATTCTTGGCTGCTTGCGCTCATTCGGAGAAGCCGATTGCAGCTTGTACTACAGCAAGCCGATCCTCGAGCAGCGGCCCCAGCTTGCCAATCGGATGACGTCGGCCTTGCTGCAGGAGACTTGCGAACGCTTCATTGGAAGCGCCAAGACATCTGTTAGGATAGCCGGCGAGGCCTATCGCATTTTGATGGCGGTCCCAGGGCAGTTCCAGAGTCTGGTCGTCAAATTCAAGGTTAGATGACCGGCCGCTTACGATCATTCCGCCGACGGATACCGACTTGAAGCCGGCATACTGCATTGCCGTCGAACAGAACAATCTCGCTCGATCAACTCGGGGACACCGAACAAATGAAAGCGATCACAGGCGTCGATGGGTGCGGACTCGGAACCGAGTTTGGCGTTCCGAGACTTCATGCCCTATTCGCCAACTGAAACGTCGCATGGGATTCAATAAATCACTTTCCCTCCGCATCTTCCTCCTTGACAACCACAACCGTAAAGATGCCTTTGTCTTGGTAACCCTGATCTTGAAGATAAAAATCTCCCAGGTCCGTGCGAATCGGCACTGCCGGAGGCGACGGGCAAATATACGAGTTGATGGGGTAACCTGCCGCGCACGCAGAGACGTATCCTGTCAGAAGTGTCGAGTCGGTCAGGCTCGTGGGCAGCGCGCTAGAAAAAGAGTAGAGGATCGATTGGTTGGTGTCTGCGAGCGCGGACACAATTTGATCGGCGTGTGAATATTCGGCGTGTTGGGTGTATCCATTCTCGCCGAAGCAATCGGTGATAGCGTAGATTGCGGTCTGACAAGACAGGGCGAGCGGATACGTGGGTCCCGTGGCAAGGGAGCCGAAGCCAACCACGCCATTCGTCGTATCGTAACGGACGTAGATCTGACCAGCGGCTATATGAGCTAAAGACTTTTTGCCGTCTTGGATGAGTGCAACCGTTGCTTCGCC from Cupriavidus sp. D39 includes the following:
- a CDS encoding IS4 family transposase, which encodes MNDESGAWVDEEFEVLDLGDPRRDRRAKGLLKRLAARPTASIPGACEDWAETIAAYRFFGNEEVEWTDMMQPHWERTAGRARQFPVVLCIADTTELNFNGQEIDGLGPLSYEAQRGMYLHPTYAVTPDREPLGVIDAWMLAREPLDANGQRVGITESVRWTESYERVAEQAAMLPETRLVYVADREGDIAAMMERANELGNPADWLIRSQHNRSLGETGKLWDTVDASEALGEIGFILPGRAGQKAREVKQELRAQRVKLPGKTGPAVTCIVAQEIGAPAGVTPVVWRLLTNREAQDTDAVVELIDWYRARWEIEMFFNVLKNGCKVEALQLSHMDRVERALVFYMVVAWRVARLMRLGRTCPDLDASLFFDADEIRGAYLLAKKARPKTPVTLNQMIRLIASLGGFLGRKSDGEPGAKTIWIGMQRTMDAAFMILALRAEDS